Proteins from a genomic interval of Arachis hypogaea cultivar Tifrunner chromosome 10, arahy.Tifrunner.gnm2.J5K5, whole genome shotgun sequence:
- the LOC112717934 gene encoding uncharacterized protein, with the protein MAENTRLKTLEAELKCLGQCIEEVSDETRAERARATEATSLKGFSHGSNSGHGVDNVNRLAQHSRVKFDLPKFDGSDDLRWIFSMDQYFEFFKVPDDEQIGIAAIHMVGPTILWFQMSQRSAQFHSWTQLKRVIELEFGPSLFESPRELLFKLQQQGTVGEYYAAFVALANRSHIEPPEALKDYFIGGLRANIRREVKAQCPHSLMRALTLARMQEEKFASIPRTTYNTSQPCSVNPSYSSSQQNRSLPKSPLPPLLPIPVPCSAVPPSKNSVRRLSPAKIQNKRDKGLCYWCDEKFSATHRCANKQYLQLHLELDDSIDADLETINDTNVDLPLEALEQEVAAHHLSYNAMHGTRGPAMIRFTPVINGHEVHTLLDGGGAQIALSNPVLSLEGMIPSLDITISDNTISIPEVFVLHVAGGELVIGSNWFMHDGKFITIQGYKSAPSSQAQFHHIRRMLSTDALAEMFTLEVQYSTVPATPLLQLPDSLNPALGLPPQRSQDHAIPLIKGAEPVKARPYRYPHHLKSQIELMVNEMLQEDELLDELFGANIFSKLDLRSGFHQILVNPDDRFKTAFRTHQGLYEWLVMPFGLTNAPATFQSLMNEVFKPYLQKFMLVFFDDILIYSDGFTKHLEHLEVVLKLLQQKSLFAKLSKCIFGSSEVDYLGHTIRGGGVHMEMAKVQAVMDWPQPTNIKQLRGFLGLTRYYRRFIKGYASLAFPLTDLLKKDDFVWSTEASKAFTQLQKAICSKPVLQLPNFDLPFEVETDASGLGIVHQSLKALLKQHKWMHKLLGYDFEIHYKSGAENVAADALLRSFLGAWSAPRADWLRQLKEDLAQNPDLQHEYHDSVIGGHAGIAKTVERICAIFYWPNMQRDIRHYVLNCCVCQQAKVDTKALAGLLKPLPVPSQVWKDIAMDFITALPLAVGNSSWSEIDISFIVSSKVFVLALTIGEFSSNGSLVGVLGIGVTNGPKSAALVCVTRKKSGSD; encoded by the exons ATGGCAGAAAACACGAGGCTCAAAACTTTGGAGGCAGAGCTGAAATGCTTGGGTCAGTGCATCGAGGAGGTCTCAGATGAGACTCGCGCTGAACGCGCGAGAGCCACAGAGGCTACGAGCTTGAA GGGTTTCTCCCATGGTTCGAACTCTGGTCATGGGGTGGATAATGTGAATCGGTTGGCTCAGCATAGCCGAGTGAAGTTTGATTTGCCCAAGTTTGATGGCTCAGATGATCTGAGGTGGATATTCTCCATGGATCAATACTTTGAGTTTTTCAAAGTGCCAGACGATGAACAAATTGGGATCGCTGCAATCCACATGGTCGGGCCTACGATTCTGTGGTTTCAAATGTCTCAACGATCGGCCCAATTTCATTCTTGGACACAGTTGAAGAGAGTAATTGAATTGGAGTTTGGCCCTTCTCTTTTCGAATCGCCTAGAGAACTCCTTTTCAAATTGCAGCAGCAAGGTACTGTAGGTGAATATTACGCTGCTTTTGTTGCCTTGGCTAATCGATCTCATATTGAACCTCCTGAGGCTTTGAAGGATTATTTTATTGGTGGGTTACGAGCTAATATTCGCAGAGAGGTGAAGGCTCAGTGCCCTCATTCGTTGATGCGCGCCTTGACTTTGGCTAGAATGCAGGAGGAAAAGTTTGCTTCGATTCCAAGAACCACCTATAATACATCCCAACCTTGCTCGGTGAATCCTTCTTACTCGAGTTCCCAGCAGAATCGCAGTCTACCGAAGAGTCCTCTTCCACCTCTTCTTCCTATTCCTGTGCCTTGCTCAGCTGTACCACCATCGAAGAATTCGGTTCGGAGGCTTTCCCCTGCCAAGATACAGAACAAGAGGGATAAGGGTTTGTGTTATTGGTGTGATGAAAAATTTTCAGCTACTCATCGCTGCGCCAATAAACAATACCTGCAACTTCACCTTGAATTGGATGATTCTATTGATGCTGACCTTGAAACTATAAATGACACTAATGTTGATCTTCCTTTGGAGGCTCTGGAACAGGAGGTTGCTGCCCATCATCTCTCTTACAATGCCATGCATGGTACTAGGGGACCTGCTATGATCAGATTCACTCCTGTTATTAATGGACATGAGGTGCACACGTTATTGGATGGGGGGGGAGCTCAGATTGCTTTATCCAACCCCGTATTGTCAT TGGAAGGCATGATTCCTAGTTTGGATATCACTATATCGGACAATACTATCAGCATCCCTGAGGTCTTTGTTCTTCATGTTGCAGGGGGTGAGTTGGTCATTGGATCCAATTG GTTTATGCATGATGGAAAATTTATCACAATTCAAGGGTACAAATCAGCTCCTTCGTCACAAGCTCAGTTCCATCATATTAGGCGAATGCTCTCTACTGATGCACTAGCTGAGATGTTTACCTTGGAGGTCCAGTATTCGACGGTGCCTGCAACTCCACTATTGCAATTACCCGATTCACTTAACCCAGCTTTGG GTTTACCCCCTCAGAGGTCACAAGATCATGCAATTCCTTTAATTAAGGGTGCTGAACCAGTGAAGGCTCGCCCTTACCGTTACCCTCATCATTTGAAGTCTCAGATAGAATTAATGGTGAATGAGATGCTGCAGGAGG ATGAACTCTTAGATGAATTATTTGGGGCTAATATTTTCTCCAAATTGGATTTGCGTTCTGGCTTTCATCAAATACTAGTCAACCCTGATGACAGATTCAAGACTGCTTTTCGGACTCATCAAGGATTATATGAATGGTTGGTAATGCCATTCGGCCTCACCAATGCTCCTGCTACATTTCAGAGCTTAATGAATGAGGTGTTTAAACCTTATCTTCAAAAATTTATGCTTGTCTTCTTTGATGATATACTAATCTATAGTGATGGCTTTACTAAGCATCTTGAGCATTTGGAAGTGGTCTTAAAGCTGTTGCAACAGAAGTCTCTCTTTGCCAAACTATCCAAGTGTATTTTTGGCTCATCCGAAGTGGATTACTTGGGACATACGATAAGGGGAGGTGGAGTACATATGGAAATGGCTAAAGTGCAGGCTGTTATGGATTGGCCACAGCCCACCAATATTAAACAGCTTAGAGGGTTCCTTGGCCTTACTAGATACTATAGAAGATTCATTAAAGGCTATGCTTCCTTAGCTTTCCCTTTAACAGATCTGCTAAAGAAGGATGATTTTGTATGGAGTACAGAAGCTTCTAAGGCTTTCACTCAACTTCAAAAGGCTATATGCTCAAAACCTGTCCTGCAATTGCCCAATTTTGATCTACCATTTGAGGTTGAAACTGATGCTTCGGGTTTGGGAATAG TTCATCAGAGCCTTAAGGCGCTGCTTAAGCAACACAAATGGATGCACAAGCTATTAGGATATGACTTCGAGATTCACTACAAATCTGGTGCTGAGAATGTGGCTGCAGATGCTCTTTTGAGGAGTTTTCTTGGGGCTTGGTCCGCACCACGAGCTGATTGGCTGAGGCAGTTGAaggaggatttagctcaaaatccTGATCTTCAA CATGAGTACCATGATAGTGTTATTGGAGGTCATGCTGGCATAGCGAAGACCGTGGAGCGAATTTGTGCAATCTTCTATTGGCCCAACATGCAGCGAGACATTAGGCATTATGTTCTAAACTGTTGTGTTTGTCAGCAAGCTAAGGTGGACACCAAGGCCCTGGCGGGGTTactcaaaccattaccagttCCCTCACAGGTTTGGAAGGATATTGCAATGGATTTTATCACAGCATTACCACTGGCAGTCGGGAATTCA TCGTGGTCTGAGATTGATATCAGTTTCATAGTTTCAAGTAAGGTTTTTGTTCTTGCTCTAACTATTGGTGAATTCAGCAGCAATGGGAGCTTAGTAGGAGTGTTGGGGATAGGGGTGACAAACGGGCCTAAATCCGCCGCGCTGGTCTGCGTAACTCGCAAAAAAAGCGGATCGGACTAG
- the LOC112716426 gene encoding transmembrane emp24 domain-containing protein p24delta7, with the protein MSDSTPLLAFITLALMCGITNSMRFELRSGHTKCIAEEIKSNAMTVGKYSVVNPNEGYAIPDTYKLVVKVSSPSGNSYHYGDHVESGNFAFSAAESGDYTTCFWIPDSKESPTVTIDFEWRTGVAAKEWSKVAKKGQVEVMEFELKKLYDTVQSIHDEMFYLREREEQMQELNKETSSKMFTFSFLSIVVCLSVASFQLWHLKTFFERKKFL; encoded by the exons ATGTCCGATTCCACTCCCCTCCTTGCATTCATCACACTCGCATTGATGTGTGGCATCACCAATTCGATGAGGTTTGAGCTTCGATCGGGTCACACTAAGTGCATTGCCGAGGAGATTAAGAGCAACGCTATGACCGTAGGCAAGTACAGCGTCGTTAATCCCAATGAAGGTTATGCGATTCCTGATACCTACAAGCTCGTAGTCAAA GTGAGCTCGCCTAGTGGGAACAGTTATCACTATGGGGATCACGTGGAATCCGGTAATTTTGCCTTTTCTGCGGCTGAATCCGGTGACTACACGACTTGTTTTTGGATACCTGATAGCAAGGAAAGCCCAACTGTGACCATTGATTTTGAATGGAGAACTGGAGTTGCTGCCAAGGAATGGTCCAAGGTTGCAAAGAAAGGACAAGTTGAA GTAATGGAATTTGAGTTGAAGAAGCTGTATGATACTGTCCAATCTATCCACGATGAGATGTTTTATCTACGTGAAAG GGAGGAACAAATGCAAGAACTTAACAAAGAGACTAGCAGCAAGATGTTTACCTTCAGTTTCCtttcaattgtggtttgcttgTCTGTGGCTAGTTTTCAACTATGGCACTTGAAGACATTCTTTGAGAGGAAGAAGTTCCTCTAa